AATCTCGAGACAATGATCGGAGTGTGCCTCGGTGGCTCCTGCTCTGAAGACTCTCACACCAAAACACATCTTTGCAGACTCATCTCCGGCTTCATCGCCCGTTTCCGCCATGTTTGCTCTATATCAGGACCGTCACAGGCGAACCCAGCAGCAGACGATTGCCTACTGGTTTCACCGTCTCATCAAGTTTGAGCGACTCCTTGGCGGCTTTCTGATCCGCCTTCGATAGCCGACATCCGACAGCTCCTCATCTAAGCCCTCGATCGTCAATGTCTGACGCGAGATACATTCGTAAGCGTCGGTGGGCTCTTCCTCCATTGCTCGTGTACCTGAACGTGATCATACCCGTCTGGTGTACATCATTGTTCCCCCAAGGACCCTTGGTCGATCTTCCTTACAGTGTTTGCCTCTTCTCAACATGGCAGACACACCAGTACCTCGCAAGCTATGGGATCCTCCCAACCCGAAGGGCACAATGGCCTACAAGTTCATGCAGGCAGTCAACCAAAAGCACAACACTAATCTCCAGACATGGCAAGACCTGCATGCCTTCTCTGTAGATCAGAGAGCTGCTTTCTGGGGAGAGCTCTTCACACAGCATCCATTGATTCACTCCGGCTCATATGCCAAGGTCGTGGATGAGAATGCTCGCATGGATACCAATCCTCCATGGTTCGAAGGCGTGAAGGTCAACTTCGCAGAGAACTCTCTGCTTTGGCCGGACTCGAAGGATCCAAGCAAGAGTACTACCTACCGTAAAGAGGATTGGCGAGTGGCGTGTACAGAGGCTCGTGAAGGCGGTACGGAAATCAGGCAATGTACTTGGAAGGAGTTGCGAGAGCGGACTGCTCATATGTCGAATGCCATGCGAGCCCGTGGTGTCAAGAAGGGAGATCGTGTCGCGGTCGTGGCATCGAATTCGATCGATACGCTGGTTGTCTTCTATGCTGTGACATCGCTCGGTGCTATCTTCAGCAGCTCATCAACAGACATGGGAACGAAGGGTATCCTGGATCGACTCCGACAGACCAAGCCAAAGTATGTCTTCGTGGACGATTGGGCTCTGTACAATGGCAAAACTTTTGACCTTCGACCCAAGATGAACGAGCTGGTCGATGGTATGAAGGGTATCTCGGAGCTCAACTGTATCGTGAGCATCCCTAGAACCCAGGGCAAGCCTCAAGACATCTCAAGTGTTCGATGCTGCGAAACACTCGCCAACTTCTTGAAATCTGCCAACGGCGACAAGACCCTCCGCTTCGAGCGAATCCCCTTCGGCGACCCCTTCCTCATCGTCTACTCCTCCGGTACCACCGGCGTGCCAAAATGCATCGTCCACAATGTTGGCGGTATCCTCCTAAACTGCAGGAAAGAAGGCAACCTCCACCGAGACGTCGCCCAAACACCACCCGAGGACTCCTGCGTGCTGCAATACACCACCACCGGATGGATCATGTACCTCAGCAGCTGTCTCTCCCTCATGAACGGCTCACGAGCAGTCCTGTACGATGGATCTCCACTCCAGCCAGACCTTACATCCTTCCTCAAGCTAATCCAAGACCAAGGCGTCACAGATCTCGGCGTCTCGCCTCTATGGATGCAGACCCTCGCAACAGCGAAGCCTCCAGTCCTACCGAGAGACACCGTCGACCTTAGTCAGCTCCGCCGCGTC
Above is a window of Fulvia fulva chromosome 6, complete sequence DNA encoding:
- a CDS encoding Acetoacetyl-CoA synthetase, with amino-acid sequence MADTPVPRKLWDPPNPKGTMAYKFMQAVNQKHNTNLQTWQDLHAFSVDQRAAFWGELFTQHPLIHSGSYAKVVDENARMDTNPPWFEGVKVNFAENSLLWPDSKDPSKSTTYRKEDWRVACTEAREGGTEIRQCTWKELRERTAHMSNAMRARGVKKGDRVAVVASNSIDTLVVFYAVTSLGAIFSSSSTDMGTKGILDRLRQTKPKYVFVDDWALYNGKTFDLRPKMNELVDGMKGISELNCIVSIPRTQGKPQDISSVRCCETLANFLKSANGDKTLRFERIPFGDPFLIVYSSGTTGVPKCIVHNVGGILLNCRKEGNLHRDVAQTPPEDSCVLQYTTTGWIMYLSSCLSLMNGSRAVLYDGSPLQPDLTSFLKLIQDQGVTDLGVSPLWMQTLATAKPPVLPRDTVDLSQLRRVISTGMVLSEAQFEWFYDHGFPSHVQLENISGGTDLAACFTGANTMMPVYTGGTVSPCLGMKVEAYDQTIEGGKGVKGQPLPLGEAGEMVCTRGFPTQPVKFWDDPGGEKYFKSYFERFDNVWTHGDFLSIHPKTGQLFLHGRADGVLNPSGVRFGSAEIYNVIDINFVDEIQDSICVGQRRPQDMDESVMLFLLMKPGKKFSQALVNKVKDAIARDCGRRCVPKYVFETSEIPTTINLKKVELPVKQIVSGKTVKPSDTLANKDCLNFYYQFAKVEKVLEPKSKL